The nucleotide sequence TGAAGAAGGTTTTAATCGAGTCACAGATACTTGTATTCCAGAAGAAGAAGCCTTTAGGAAATTACAACGTCATTTGCTTCAGCATTGGAATAAAGCAACCAAAGAAAATGAGCGATTCTTTCCCCATGAATTTATGTATAAAATGCTTTTAAGCGGCGAACTCGAACAGCATTATGAAGGTGATCCAAATAACTCTTGGATGCTTGCTGCTGCCCAGAAAAATTTACCAATCATCGTTCCTGGATGGGAAGACTCAACGATTGGAAATATTTTTGCAAGCTATTGTTTAAAAGGTGAGCTTTCTGCCTCGTTAGTTAAGAGCGGAATTGAATATATGGTTTGGCTTGCAAACTGGTATCGTGAAAATTGCGGAAAAAATGGAGTTGGTTTTTTTCAAATTGGTGGTGGGATTGCTGGAGACTTCCCAATCTGTGTTGTACCAATGCTTTCTCAAGATATGGAGGAAGAAGATATTCCGCTATGGTCTTACTTTTGTCAAATATCAGACTCGACAACGAGCTTTGGATCTTACTCTGGAGCAGTGCCAAACGAAAAAATTACTTGGGGTAAATTGGGAATCGAAACTCCCCGGTATATTATCGAGTCTGATGCAAGTATCGTTGCCCCTCTTATTTTTGCTTACGTGCTAGAAAAGTAATATTTTTTGTAAAACATTAATGCATTTTGAAAAGATATAGTTCAAAATAAACTCTACTTTTGTTGGTAGAAGTAGGGTTTATAGTCTTATTAATGTAAGGAAAGTAAGTGAAGATTTTAATATTGTCTCATAATAAAACTCTCTACTCCACTAAACGTTTAGTTGAAGAAGCTAAACTCTTAGGGCATGAAGTAGAAGTTATTGATCCAACACAATGTTATATGGAAGTTTCGACTGGCGCACCCATGGTCTATTACAAAAGAAGGAAGCTCAATAATTTTGATGCTATTTTACCCAGAATCGGCGCCAGCATAACCATTTACGGGGTTGCAATTGTAAGACAGTTTGAGATGATGGGCGTTTACTGTGCAAATTCATCAAATGCGATTTTAAGATCTCGTGATAAATTGCGTTCTCTACAAATTCTCTCACAAAAAAATGTTCCTCTACCAAAATCTAGTTTTGCAAAAAATACTGAACAGACTGATATGCTTATTAAGCTAGTTGGTGGGGCACCCACAGTAGTTAAACTCCTAGAAGGCTCGCAAGGAAGAGGGGTTGTCTTGGCCGAAACAGTTAAGGCCTCAGAGAGTTTAATTGATGCTTTCAGAGAACTTAATGCAAATTTTTTAGTTCAAGAATTTATCCATGATGCGAATGGATCAGATATACGATGTTTTATTGTTGGGGATAAAGTTGTTACTTCAATGATGAGGCAAGCAAAAGAGGGAGAGTTTAGATCAAATATTCATCGTGGAGCTAAGGGTTTACCAGTAAAGATATCACCCTTGGAAAGAAAAATAGCCATAAATGCAGCGAAGGCCATGAAATTAAATGTGGCCGGAGTTGATTTAATTCGTTCAGCAAGTGGCCCTAAGGTATTAGAGGTGAATTCTTCTCCAGGGCTTGAAGGAATTGAGGGAGCAACTAAAAAAAATGTCGCTCATGATGTGATAAAGTTCATAGAACTTAATTACAAAAAAATTAAAAAGGATATCTAATTGAAGGAAGATGGATTTGAACTTGATTTAAATGATTTTGAAATAGGGATCGGTGTTACCAAATTTGTTTTCTTTCCTTCTTTTTATGGCCTTCAAAAAGTGAGTGCTCCGATATATGTTTATCGGGCCAGTCAAGAAATATCTCCATGTGTTGTAGTGACAGCTTGTACTCATGGCGATGAAATAAATGGTCTTAGAATTGCCCAATCGATTATTAATAATAAACTCAAGCTTAAAAAAGGTACACTTATTGTCATTCCTACAGTTAATATTTACGGATTCTTAAATAAACAAAGATATCTACCTGATCGTAAAGATCTCAACAGATGTTTTCCTGGAACGACAAAAGGAAGTTTTGGCTCTAGATTTGCTCATTTTATTTTTCAAAGAATTATAAAATATGGTGATGTATTTATTGACCTTCACTCAGGAGGAACGGGAAGATTCAATGTTCCCCAAATTCGTTGTGACTTAAAAACTGTAGGCATTGAGAAATTAATAAGTAGTATAAGTATTCCCCTCGTTGTTAATAGCTCTCTACGTGACGGTTCACTCAGAGAAGCAATAAGTGATCTCAATCGCCCTTGTATTGTATTTGAGGGTGGAGAGGGTCTACGGATTGATGAAACAATAACCAAATATGGTGTCAATTTAATAAAAAGTGTTCTGGCCCATCTTGAAATGATAAAAGGTGGAATAAAATATTTTGATAATAAGGTTATAATTCGTAAAACAAGATGGATTAGAGCTAGAGAAGGTGGCCTTTTAATCAGTAAACCCGTTAACGGAAAAGTTGTTAAAAAAGATGAAGTCGTAGGGGAGCTAAGACGTATTACTGGTGAACTCATTACCAAAATCCGTATGGAACATGACGGAGTTATCTTGGGTATGAGT is from Halobacteriovoraceae bacterium and encodes:
- the rimK gene encoding 30S ribosomal protein S6--L-glutamate ligase, yielding MKILILSHNKTLYSTKRLVEEAKLLGHEVEVIDPTQCYMEVSTGAPMVYYKRRKLNNFDAILPRIGASITIYGVAIVRQFEMMGVYCANSSNAILRSRDKLRSLQILSQKNVPLPKSSFAKNTEQTDMLIKLVGGAPTVVKLLEGSQGRGVVLAETVKASESLIDAFRELNANFLVQEFIHDANGSDIRCFIVGDKVVTSMMRQAKEGEFRSNIHRGAKGLPVKISPLERKIAINAAKAMKLNVAGVDLIRSASGPKVLEVNSSPGLEGIEGATKKNVAHDVIKFIELNYKKIKKDI
- a CDS encoding deoxyhypusine synthase family protein; this translates as MRPISDFIEKNFKHFNAASLLDAAKSYKVHVESGKPMMITLAGAMSTAELGISLAQMIREDKVSIISCTGANLEEDIMNLVAHNSYKRIPGYRDLSPEDEQALLEEGFNRVTDTCIPEEEAFRKLQRHLLQHWNKATKENERFFPHEFMYKMLLSGELEQHYEGDPNNSWMLAAAQKNLPIIVPGWEDSTIGNIFASYCLKGELSASLVKSGIEYMVWLANWYRENCGKNGVGFFQIGGGIAGDFPICVVPMLSQDMEEEDIPLWSYFCQISDSTTSFGSYSGAVPNEKITWGKLGIETPRYIIESDASIVAPLIFAYVLEK
- a CDS encoding succinylglutamate desuccinylase/aspartoacylase family protein; this translates as MKEDGFELDLNDFEIGIGVTKFVFFPSFYGLQKVSAPIYVYRASQEISPCVVVTACTHGDEINGLRIAQSIINNKLKLKKGTLIVIPTVNIYGFLNKQRYLPDRKDLNRCFPGTTKGSFGSRFAHFIFQRIIKYGDVFIDLHSGGTGRFNVPQIRCDLKTVGIEKLISSISIPLVVNSSLRDGSLREAISDLNRPCIVFEGGEGLRIDETITKYGVNLIKSVLAHLEMIKGGIKYFDNKVIIRKTRWIRAREGGLLISKPVNGKVVKKDEVVGELRRITGELITKIRMEHDGVILGMSKSSLIMSGDALYNVGFLNVQDTDGDEEFFDYFDFEF